The Sphingomonas sanguinis nucleotide sequence ACCAAGCAGGGGGCGGGGACTTTGGTCCGCCGGTGATGCGCGGGGTGGAGTCGGCGCGTGGCCTTCGACTTCGTTTAGCCTGAACAGGGTTGGGTTAGTGAACCCTAGCCTCTAGCCGCTCCCCTCCCGCAGGCGGGAGGGGATGGGGGAGGGCAAGCCCCAAGCGATAAACTCTGCGAGGCTCCCTGCCCTCCCCAAACCCCTCCCGCCTGCGGGAGGGGCTTTAAAAGTGGGCGGGGCCTCAGATCAAAAATCGACCGCCACGCCCTTCAATTCCCAATCCCCATATCGCACCGGATTCTTCCCCAACGGGTCCTGCTGCGGCTCCGGCTTCACCTCGGGTTCCGGCACCGGCGGATTCGGCGACAGGTAGGCGGGCGGCTTCACATGGTCGGGGCGCTGGCCCATGGGCGGTCCTTTCGACTAAAGGGGCGGGATATTGCAGCCCATGTCGGGGCTGACAGGAGTTTTGCCAAGTGACACGTCCTCCCCAATCGCCGACCCGTGGCCGCCCCGATCGTCGCGGTGGTGGCCCCAAGGGCGAGGACCGGCGCGGGCGGCAGCAGCGCCCGACCGAGCCGCTGGGCACCGCCGCGCGCCGCGCCGCCATTCGCCTGCTCGACGCGGTGTTGCGCCGGGGCGAGCCGCTGGAGGCCGCGCTGGCCTCGGCGACGCGTTCGCTGCCAGGCGGACCCGATCGAGGTCTTGCCCATGCCATCGCGGCGGAGACGCTGCGCCGC carries:
- a CDS encoding DUF1674 domain-containing protein, producing the protein MGQRPDHVKPPAYLSPNPPVPEPEVKPEPQQDPLGKNPVRYGDWELKGVAVDF